The segment GAATTATGCCAATACCTATATCTATAAAAAAACCAAAGATAACTAAAATTGAAGCCAGAAAAAAATTAAATTTTGATGTCAATGTTAAAATTTTATTATCAATAGCTTCTGCTTATAAATATAAATATAATAAGAAATACCCCATGGTGGATATTCTTATAAATATAGTTAAGGAATATAAAAATGTTATGGTTATTTTTATAGGTCCAGATCCCTCAGAAAACTATTGGAAAAACATTTCAAAAAAGACTAATAATAAAATAAAAACTTTAGGCTCCATTAATTATTCAAATTTATATTTATATTATTCAGCAGCAGATATTTATTTAGATAGTTTTCCAACACCTTCTATTACTTCAACCCTTGAAGCAATTTTATATGGCTTACCAGTTGTTTGCATGAATACCCCTTTAGGACATGTTGATATCCTTAATGATATACTTGTTAGTAATGAATTAGAATATTTAAATAGAATTAAATATTTATTACAATACAAAGAAAAAAATGACTTATATGAAAAATTAGAAAAAGAACATTTAGAATTAGGATGGAAGTATAAATACTTGTGTTTATTAGACTCTTTACCGGTTAAACATTCTGTTAAAATAAGACATAATGTCAGTATTGAAGAAGATATAAAATATATTCATAATGCAATCCGTTCGGGAAATAGAATGTTATTGATACCCATATATTTTAAAAAAATATCTATAAATATTAAGCTACTTTCAATATTTATTATTTTATATAAAATCGATATTAAACTATTAAAATATATATTCAATAAAATTATTTGTAAAATGTACTATGATAAATGAAAATGAAATATCAATTTTAATTCCAACGTATAACAACGAAAATACTATTTATAGCTGTTTAACCTCTGCTATAAATACTAAGGCACTAGAAATATTAATAAGCGATGATTTAAGCAGCGATAATACAGTCAAAATTATAAAAACTTTTAATGATAAAAGAATTAAGTTGTTTATACAAAATCGCCGTTTAGGATTGTGGAAAAATCATCAATTTTTATTAAAAAAAGCTAAAGGTAAATGGATTAAATTCTTACAAGCAGACGATTACTTATCGGAAAATGGTCTTAAAAAGTTTTGTGAAGTTAATGATGAAAATGTTACAATAATCAGTTCACCTTCATTATATAAAAACTTAGAAACCAATAAAACATTTATAAACATTAATGTAGAAAAAAATATATTTTTCGAACAACATAAATATTTAAAAAGAATAATAAAATATGGAAATGAACTTAGTACACCATCAAACACATTAATTAAAAAAAATGCTATACCCATTACCAATTATTTTTGGAGGAATTCACTTTCATGCGATTTAATAACTAATATAATTGCAGCTTCAAAAGGGAAAGTGTTCTTTGTTAAAACTGGTCAGATTATAAGAGGAATACATTCAAATCAAGATACATTTAAACAGGGTACACTAACCTTTATTACAAGGAAAGTAAAAACTTTTTTAATTTTAAATAACTTATTTGATAATAAGACAAAATATATTATTCATTTTTATTTTTTTATTAATATATTTGCATTAATAAATGAATATAATAAAAACAAAAATATATTGACTGTAAGAGAAAAGGTTTATTGTAAAAGCAGAATTAAACAAATATTAAAAAAATTAAATTATTTTTACATATTAATTAACATGCTTTATATAATAAAAGCAATTCATTTTAAATATTTTTCAAATCATAAATATTCAATAAAAGAAAAATGAAAATACTTCATATATCTAATTTTGATAATGGATCAACAGCCATTGCAAGGCTAAAAGCCTTTAAAAAAAATGGAGCAGAGGTTTTTACTTTAAATGTAGTAGATAATTTTCCAAACAAATATAAATTGTATTTATACTATAATTTTGGCTTCGATCATGTTTTTAATAATCTTAATACTGAAATTTTAAAAATTTCTGTAAAACATAAGCCTGACATTATTTTTATTGAAAAGGGGAATTTTGTATATCCTAAAACATTAGCTTTATTAAAAGAATTTTTAAATACTAAACTTGTTCATTATAATCCTGATGATCCTTTTGGGTCATACCAAAAAGGATGGTCATTATTATTAAAAACTATTCAACAATATGATATTTGCTTTGTAGCAAGAAAATGTAATATAAATGAATATAAAAAACTTGGGGCAAAAATAATTTATACTTTTAATAGAGGTTTTGATCCTGAATTACACAAGAAAATAAAATTATCAGAAGATGATTATAAAAAATTTTATACACCTGTGGGTTTTATAGGCTCATACGAAGAAGAAAGAGCAGAATATATATCTTTTTTAATTGAAAATAAAATTCCTATAAAAGTATATGGCGGTGGATGGAAGAATAATAAACATTGGAAAATAATTAAAAACAACTATATTGAAGGTAAATATGTTGGATTAGAATATGTTAAGGTGATTAATGCTATGGATATTGCACTTCATTTTTTAAGGAGGGCGAATCGAGATGAACAAGATCACCGTACATTTGAAATACCTGCATGCGGGACATTTATGCTTGCTCAATACTCACCATTTCATAAAGAATTGTTTTCTATAGATAAAGCTGCAGTTTTGTTTGACACAAAAGAAGATTTGTTAAATAAAGTAAATTATTTTTTACAAAATAATGAAGAACGAAAAATTATTGCTGAAAAGGGTTATAATATTATTAGAGAAAAAGGATTTGATTATGAAAATATTATAAAACAAATTCTAATATTATGCCAATCGTAATAAAACAAAGTATTTATTATACTTATTACAAGTACTCATGCAATTAAATTATTAAAAAAAGAGAAAACAAATTTATAATTTTTCAAATAATTATTTATAAATCATATAATATGTAATGTCTATTGTTACTTTTTTAAGTAGTATATAAGTATAGTTTACAAGAAAACATAAATTTAAAAAGTATGTATATAAATTTGTAACTTTCATAAAATTTTAAAATGTTTTAAATGAATAATATTATTTTAGAAATATTATATAATTTTCTTTTTTTAATAATAGGCATGTTTATGCTAAACATCTATATAAAAAATAACAAGTTAAATATAATAAATATTTTAGGATTAAGTCACTTAACCATTTTTGCACTTCTTAGTTTAATAAGTATTATAAATGGACGTATTGTTAATCCATTTACTTTTTGGGAAATAACAAGATATTATTTAAGCATATTATTAACCACAATAGGTATTTTTTCTTTTAATATATTTCTACCGAAAAAGCTTCGCTATTCTACAGAAATTAATAAATTGTTAAAAAAATATTTAAGCATCCCTGTCAAAAAAAAGTTTATTTTTTTTACTATAACATATATTATCAGTTGGAATATAAAAATTACTTTTAATTTATCTGCATATGGTTCTGGCAATATTGATCGCGTTTTAGCATTACCCTATTATATTGTTGTTAGTAAACAATTAATAGAAATAATTCTCAATGGCATTGCCTATATTGAAATAGCACTCATAGTTATTAATAAAAGCTACATAAAATGGATATATCATCTTCCAATTATTATTTCTATGATTATTCTTGTTGCAACATCAAGGTCTTGGTTTTTATGGCTTTTTGTATTATCAATTCTTATTTATTTCTGGTTAAACCAAAAAGTTAATATTAAGATGTTTTTGAAATATTTACCAATTATTTTTTTTATATACTTATTTCTTTTTCCATTAATAATTGGTTATAGAAATACACAAGTTGAGCTAAATAATGAGAATGAAAATTTAGCTGGGATTGAATTATATAGAGAAACATTGATAAGATTATGGAAAAAAGACTATAGCGAATTTAAAATGAAAAATAAGGAAAACTTAGAATCTCGTGCTAACTTTATGGAGAAAAACAATTTAATAATGGATGAAGCATCTATTGACCCTATGATGGGTGAACTTTTTTTTTCAAGCATATTATACTTAATACCTCGCTTTTTTTTACCTGATAAATTTGTGTATTTTGGAGCACATAGCAATGAGGTAATAATAGGTAATTATTACGGCATACCTTTAACGGATATTTCTGACAATATTCCACTATATGGTTATGTTGATTTTTTATTACCGGGTTGTTTATTGGCTGGTTTGATCGTATCGCTTATAATTTACATTTGTTTTAAAATTATAATGTTATTATCAGATAAATTTACAATACTAGCCACTTCTATCTTTGCAATAATACTGGTAACTTCATTTAGGGTAGAAGCAAATTACATATTATTTTTCTCTTTATTACGAAATATACTAGTAATTTATATATTAATAATGTTATATGATATTTTAAGAAAATATCTTCTTACAAAGTTATAAATATATCTATTTTAAGATGAAAATAATTATTAAAAAAATGAAAGTTTATATCTTTAGACCGGGGCAATTAGGTGATGCTCTGACAATGGTACCTGTGATTTATATAATTAGAAAATTACATCCTGAATCAAATTTTATATTAATAACGGATAAGCCAGCTAAATCACATTATGTGTTTAGTTGGGAAGTTTTTAAAAACTTCGATTTTTTTGAAAAGGTTATCCCCTATTCAAAAAATTTTTGTGACATGATTAAAATTTTTATTGAGCTTAGAAAAAACCCAGATTCTATTTTATATTTGCTTGCTGTAAAAACAAAATGGGGGAAGTTGCGTGATAAAATTTTCTTTAGATATATCTGTGGAGTAGAAAAAATAGTTGGGCTTAAAGAAAGCCATACAAACTTGTTTAGGAGAAAATCAAATGGTTATCTTGTCAAAGCATTAAGGGATTCAGAAAAATTTATCAGAATTGTTGAACGATATCACAATGTTAAATTCGACAGACCTGAAGGTTGTTTGCTTCCTATAAACAACCATATCGTACATAAAGTCAACCAAATTTTTGAAAATGTTCAATCAGAATTAAATAAATCATCCTACCTTATTTCTATATGTGCAGGCACTAAAATGCCAGCAAAAAAATGGTTTAGTGATAGATATGCCGAAATTGCTAACAGATTGATTGAAAAGAAAAATGCTTTTCTCATTTTTCTGGGTGGAAAAGAAGAGTTTTACGAAATAGAAACACTAATTACCAATATACGTAAAAAAAACAAGGTATTGAATTTGGTAGGTAAAACTTCAGTCATAGAATCGGCAGAGATTTTAAGGAGAAGTTCACTATATTTAGGAAATGATACTGGAACTATGCATTTAGCAGCAACTGTCGGAACAAAATGTGTTACCATTTTTAGCAGTAGAGGAGTATTTGGAAGACATATCCCTTATGGTAAGGGTCATGTTAATATTATCAAAAGAGTTGAATGTGAAGGCTGTAATTTAGAAGTTTGTATCGAAAAGAACATGGAATGTTTACGACAGATAGAAGTAGAAGAAGTATGGGCAATATTAAATGATATATTATTATGATGAATCTCATTTTTTGGCAAAATACAATAAGCCCTCATCAATTACCTTATATTTTTGAAATATCTAAAATAAATGATGTTACAAAGGTAATTTTAATTGCTCCTATTATACTAAGCGAAAAAAGAAAAAAATTAGGATGGACCATTTCTTACAAAGAAACTGATAAATTCAAGGTTATTTTAAATCCAGATAAAAATCAAATAAAAAATATATTTTTACAATATCAGGAAAACAGTCATCATTTTTTTTCAGGCATAAGAGCTTTTCCATTTGTATTTAATGCATTTAAAATATCTTTAAACTATAACATAAAACGTTCTATAATCACAGAATCTCCATTTTTTTACAAAAAACCCCCATTTCTTCATTTTATAAAACAATTTTTTTTTGAATATAAATATTACAAACATATTTATAGTTTTTATGCCATGGGTTCCACTGCATGTAAGTGGTATTCTAAACTTTACAAAGGGCCAATTATCAATTTTAAATATTGCACCAATAGTGTGCAAACTAATTTTAATCATCCTAAAAATTCAGTAATTAAATTAGTTTTTGTCGGAAGTTTAATTAAACTTAAGAATATTGAAATGGTAATAAAGGCATTATCAAAATGTAAAGAAAAAAAAATTGAATTTCACCTAATTGGCGATGGTCCTTTAAGAAATAAACTTATTAGAATGACCCAAAAATTTAATTTAAGCAATAATGTTTTTTTTCATGGAGTTATAAAGAATGAAGAAATTCCATTAACTTTATCACAATTCGACGTTTTAATACTTCCATCTTTTTATGATGGTTGGGGATCAGTAGTTAATGAAGCTTTAATGGCAGGTTTATATATCATTGTAAGCAATCGATGTGGCAGCAAAGATTTAATTGATAATAATGGAGTAAGAGGTATTATTATTCAACCAAAAATAAAAGAATTATTAAGTGCTTTAAATTATGTATCAAGAAATATAGACATAATCAATATTAATAGAAAAAATAGAATAGAATGGTCAATAAAATACTTATCACCGACTACAATAGCAAAAGAATTTTTTCTTTCGTTAAATTCATAATAAATATAAATGAATAGTATATGAGCCTAATAAAAACAATAATGTTTATTATTAATCATCCGTTAAACAAAAGGAATAAAAGAAAATCCATTATTAGATATTTAAAATGGCAAATTAATTCTTATTTAAATCCTTATAAAATAATATATCCTTTTACAGAGAGATCCTACCTTATAGTAGCTAAAGGAATGACGGGTGCAACTGGAAATGTATATTGCGGATTACATGAATTTATAGAAATGTCATTTTTGTTACATTTTTTAAGACAAGACGATTTATTTGTTGATATAGGTGCCAATATTGGAAGTTATACAATTTTGGCTTCAGCACATGTTGGTGCTAAAACAATATCATTTGAACCAGTACCTGAAACTTTTTCAATACTTTTACAAAACATTGCAATAAATAATGTTTTTAATAAAGTTACAACATATAATTTAGCTGTCGGAAATACAAATGGAGTAATAAATTTTACAAAAGATCACGACACAATGAATCATGCCGCTATAAGTTCTGATTCTAATGTTATTGAAGTAAAAATATGTAAATGCGATGATATATTAAAAAATCAAAATCCGACATTATTAAAAATTGACGTCGAAGGATACGAAACAGAAGTTATTAATGGTGCATTTGAAACGCTTAAAAAGGAAAGCTTAAAAGCTATTATTA is part of the Bacteroidales bacterium genome and harbors:
- a CDS encoding glycosyltransferase — protein: MRFIKKIDKLILKYLIKKSTKTQNIDKKLYYLDFAARFQFFSKDYRFSNYEIEKELCNIAKINSIILNNPKTNSFIHVYSNINSTGGHSLLIKNWLDINNSDNFSNHTIIMLHKSNSLPKWIDEYKTKGIKFIDLSYYTDILDKSLKLRQIASEYSFVVLYTHMVDIVPILAFGTEKFKSPILYYNHADHLFWLGASIADIVIEFRNFGERITQKYRNIYETRIMPIPISIKKPKITKIEARKKLNFDVNVKILLSIASAYKYKYNKKYPMVDILINIVKEYKNVMVIFIGPDPSENYWKNISKKTNNKIKTLGSINYSNLYLYYSAADIYLDSFPTPSITSTLEAILYGLPVVCMNTPLGHVDILNDILVSNELEYLNRIKYLLQYKEKNDLYEKLEKEHLELGWKYKYLCLLDSLPVKHSVKIRHNVSIEEDIKYIHNAIRSGNRMLLIPIYFKKISINIKLLSIFIILYKIDIKLLKYIFNKIICKMYYDK
- a CDS encoding glycosyltransferase family 2 protein gives rise to the protein MINENEISILIPTYNNENTIYSCLTSAINTKALEILISDDLSSDNTVKIIKTFNDKRIKLFIQNRRLGLWKNHQFLLKKAKGKWIKFLQADDYLSENGLKKFCEVNDENVTIISSPSLYKNLETNKTFININVEKNIFFEQHKYLKRIIKYGNELSTPSNTLIKKNAIPITNYFWRNSLSCDLITNIIAASKGKVFFVKTGQIIRGIHSNQDTFKQGTLTFITRKVKTFLILNNLFDNKTKYIIHFYFFINIFALINEYNKNKNILTVREKVYCKSRIKQILKKLNYFYILINMLYIIKAIHFKYFSNHKYSIKEK
- a CDS encoding glycosyltransferase; translated protein: MKILHISNFDNGSTAIARLKAFKKNGAEVFTLNVVDNFPNKYKLYLYYNFGFDHVFNNLNTEILKISVKHKPDIIFIEKGNFVYPKTLALLKEFLNTKLVHYNPDDPFGSYQKGWSLLLKTIQQYDICFVARKCNINEYKKLGAKIIYTFNRGFDPELHKKIKLSEDDYKKFYTPVGFIGSYEEERAEYISFLIENKIPIKVYGGGWKNNKHWKIIKNNYIEGKYVGLEYVKVINAMDIALHFLRRANRDEQDHRTFEIPACGTFMLAQYSPFHKELFSIDKAAVLFDTKEDLLNKVNYFLQNNEERKIIAEKGYNIIREKGFDYENIIKQILILCQS
- a CDS encoding oligosaccharide repeat unit polymerase; the protein is MNNIILEILYNFLFLIIGMFMLNIYIKNNKLNIINILGLSHLTIFALLSLISIINGRIVNPFTFWEITRYYLSILLTTIGIFSFNIFLPKKLRYSTEINKLLKKYLSIPVKKKFIFFTITYIISWNIKITFNLSAYGSGNIDRVLALPYYIVVSKQLIEIILNGIAYIEIALIVINKSYIKWIYHLPIIISMIILVATSRSWFLWLFVLSILIYFWLNQKVNIKMFLKYLPIIFFIYLFLFPLIIGYRNTQVELNNENENLAGIELYRETLIRLWKKDYSEFKMKNKENLESRANFMEKNNLIMDEASIDPMMGELFFSSILYLIPRFFLPDKFVYFGAHSNEVIIGNYYGIPLTDISDNIPLYGYVDFLLPGCLLAGLIVSLIIYICFKIIMLLSDKFTILATSIFAIILVTSFRVEANYILFFSLLRNILVIYILIMLYDILRKYLLTKL
- a CDS encoding glycosyltransferase family 9 protein; amino-acid sequence: MKIIIKKMKVYIFRPGQLGDALTMVPVIYIIRKLHPESNFILITDKPAKSHYVFSWEVFKNFDFFEKVIPYSKNFCDMIKIFIELRKNPDSILYLLAVKTKWGKLRDKIFFRYICGVEKIVGLKESHTNLFRRKSNGYLVKALRDSEKFIRIVERYHNVKFDRPEGCLLPINNHIVHKVNQIFENVQSELNKSSYLISICAGTKMPAKKWFSDRYAEIANRLIEKKNAFLIFLGGKEEFYEIETLITNIRKKNKVLNLVGKTSVIESAEILRRSSLYLGNDTGTMHLAATVGTKCVTIFSSRGVFGRHIPYGKGHVNIIKRVECEGCNLEVCIEKNMECLRQIEVEEVWAILNDILL
- a CDS encoding glycosyltransferase family 4 protein, whose product is MMNLIFWQNTISPHQLPYIFEISKINDVTKVILIAPIILSEKRKKLGWTISYKETDKFKVILNPDKNQIKNIFLQYQENSHHFFSGIRAFPFVFNAFKISLNYNIKRSIITESPFFYKKPPFLHFIKQFFFEYKYYKHIYSFYAMGSTACKWYSKLYKGPIINFKYCTNSVQTNFNHPKNSVIKLVFVGSLIKLKNIEMVIKALSKCKEKKIEFHLIGDGPLRNKLIRMTQKFNLSNNVFFHGVIKNEEIPLTLSQFDVLILPSFYDGWGSVVNEALMAGLYIIVSNRCGSKDLIDNNGVRGIIIQPKIKELLSALNYVSRNIDIININRKNRIEWSIKYLSPTTIAKEFFLSLNS
- a CDS encoding FkbM family methyltransferase, with the translated sequence MSLIKTIMFIINHPLNKRNKRKSIIRYLKWQINSYLNPYKIIYPFTERSYLIVAKGMTGATGNVYCGLHEFIEMSFLLHFLRQDDLFVDIGANIGSYTILASAHVGAKTISFEPVPETFSILLQNIAINNVFNKVTTYNLAVGNTNGVINFTKDHDTMNHAAISSDSNVIEVKICKCDDILKNQNPTLLKIDVEGYETEVINGAFETLKKESLKAIIIELNGSGNRYGCDEKNIHEKLLAIGFYPSIYNPFTRQLKKIEPFKMQNTIYIRDFNFVNMRLLSGDKINIFNNSF